The Cryptococcus deuterogattii R265 chromosome 3, complete sequence genome has a segment encoding these proteins:
- a CDS encoding ubiquitin carboxyl-terminal hydrolase Ubp16, producing MLSNPLKFGAPVAKKGLGFEAGMKEVASEPESPKLANKQLNKVKDEVKDDKEAELAAKDKLQKQLNGNAEKTQKVNTQLTKQSVSPPSPANARISDANEGKNTQGLFPSTFDLSWPETIATAKRAAGLHNPSMACYANATLQILLHTPPVLRIALTHDEGSCLQIKKKNFCMLCSLKHMAEGSHWSGRKAYAPGIHRHLSQIKKGFSKNRQEDTHEFFRFVTDALQNTALAKLPKDTPEKLKHTSWVYRVWGGRVRSRVVCSRCNNPSDTFDSFLDLSLDVNRQGKKSVLGMLAGFTKEDKLEGDNKYHCEKCKCKANATKSFKVDQAPPVLTLHLKRFSVNYNPYSGRARAEKFNQPIKFEQNLDMAPFMVDPKSPGSKYRLFGVTCHRGTELRFGHYTSYVRGPSGQWFHADDDDVSPVQLEQVLNDKTAYLLSYIRVENGKEGLCESPAVRDRVNGLVNGSAKGMRNDESESQSEAESSSRMSTSPIKRKPTYDPENPPRMKISAFVKNNANTSSPTKSESPFSDEEENKMPPELPKFGYKPKPTIHAPTPVEASSFYTSPIARPSNPLAGMSKKEKKKFKQKEKGKPRHSATPMPFAQGRVGNGRNRQPGVFSRMKGRA from the exons ATGCTTTCCAACCCGCTCAAATTTGGAGCACCTGTCGCCAAAAAGGGTTTGGGGTTCGAGGCGGGTATGAAGGAGGTCGCCTCTGAGCCAGAATCCCCCAAACTTGCCAACAAGCAGTTGAACAAGGTAAAAGATGAGGTGAAAGATGACAAGGAAGCGGAACTGGCGGCCAAGGATAAGTTGCAGAAACAACTAAATGGCAATGCGGAGAAGACTCAAAAGGTGAATACGCAACTCACAAAGCAATCAGTATCTCCGCCTTCGCCAGCGAACGCCCGAATTTCTGATGCAAATGAAGGCAAGAATACTCAAggcctcttcccatccacCTTTGACCTCTCTTGGCCAGAAACCATTGCCACTGCTAAACGTGCGGCTGGGCTGCATAATCCTTCCATGGCATGCTATGCCAATGCAACTTTGCAGATCTTACTGCATACCCCGCCGGTATTGAGGATCGCTTTGACCCATGATGAGGGAAGCT GCTTACAAattaaaaagaaaaattTCTGCATGCTATGCTCTCTCAAGCACATGGCTGAAGGATCACATTGGTCTGGCCGGAAGGCCTATGCCCCAGGGATCCATAGACACTTGTCGC AAATCAAGAAAGGTTTCAGCAAGAACAGGCAGGAAGACACCCATGAGTTCTTCCGATTCGTCACGGACGCTCTTCAGAACACTGCATTGGCCAAGTTGCCTAA AGATACTCCTGAGAAACTCAAGCACACCTCTTGGGTCTACCGCGTCTGGGGCGGCCGTGTGCGATCACGTGTTGTCTGTTCGCGATGTAACAACCCATCAGACACTTTTGATTCCTTCTTAGATTTGAGTTTGGATGTGAATAGGCAGGGCAAGAAAAGCGTGCTTGGGATGTTGGCTGGCTTCACCAAGGAAGACAAGCTTGAGGGGGACAATAAGTATCATTGTGAAAA GTGCAAATGTAAAGCCAATGCTACGAAGAGCTTCAAGGTTGACCAAGCGCCTCCCGTCTTGACCCTTCATCTGAAACGATTTAGTGTCAACTACAATCCGTACAGCGGCCGAGCTCGAGCAGAAAAATTTAATCAGCCCATCAAATTCGAACAAAATCTTGATATGGCGCCTTTTATGGTTGACCCCAAGTCTCCCGGTTCCAAGTACAGATTATTCGGTGTCACCTGTCATCGTGGTACTGAGCTTCGTTTTGGTCACTACACGTCTTATGTCCGAGGCCCTTCCGGCCAATGGTTCCATgccgacgatgatgatgtgtCTCCTGTCCAGTTGGAGCAGGTCTTGAACGACAAGACGGCTTATCTATTGAGTTACATTCGCGTcgagaatgggaaggaggggcTTTGTGAATCGCCCGCAGTTAGAGACAGGGTGAACGGTTTGGTAAACGGAAGTGCAAAGGGCATGAGAAATGATGAGTCGGAGAGTCAGTCAGAGGCTGAGTCAAGTTCGCGCATGTCAACGTCACCGATCAAGCGTAAACCCACGTATGACCCCGAAAATCCACCGCGAATGAAAATTAGCGCCTTTGTCAAGAACAACGCCAATACATCTTCACCAACGAAGTCTGAATCGCCATTctcagatgaagaagagaacaaaATGCCCCCTGAACTCCCCAAATTCGGATATAAACCTAAACCTACCATTCACGCCCCTACTCCCGTGGAAGCATCATCTTTCTACACCTCCCCTATCGCTCGACCATCCAACCCATTGGCAGGTatgagcaagaaggaaaagaaaaagttcaagcagaaggaaaa
- a CDS encoding glutamine synthetase, with the protein MSQLIATKRVDLLAPYLALDQGSRVQAEYIWIDGDGGIRSKTMTLENSPSSVADLKEWNFDGSSTNQAPGDNSDVFLRPVAIFKDPFRGGANILVLCECYDNDGTPNKSNYRAHCKKVMDAAKDTEPWFGLEQEYTLFDADGQVFGWPKNGFPGPQGPYYCGVGAGKVFARDFIEAHYRACLYAGVKISGINAEVMPSQWEFQVGPCPGIEMGDHLWMARFLLLRIGEEWGITPSLHPKPLKGDWNGAGCHSNYSTKDMRTPGKGMAAIEDAIKRLEKKHLEHIAVYGEDNDLRLTGKHETASMTTFSAGVANRGASIRIPRHVGAQGYGYIEDRRPASNVDPYRVTAILVETTVLNN; encoded by the exons ATGTCTCAACTGATTGCCACCAAGCGAgttgatcttcttgccccCTACCTCGCCCTTGACCAGGGTTCTCGTGTTCAGGCCGAGT ATATCTGGATCGACGGTGATGGAGGCATTCGAAGTAAGACCATGACTCTCGAGaactctccttcatccgTTGCCGACCTCAAGGAATGGAACTTCGACGGTTCTTCCACCAACCAGGCCCCCGGTGACAACTCTGATGTCTTCCTC CGTCCTGttgccatcttcaaggACCCCTTCCGAGGTGGCGCCAACATTCTCGTTCTCTGTGAATGTTACGACAACGACGGCACCCCTAACAAGTCCAACTACCGAGCTCACTGCAAGAAGGTGATGGACGCCGCCAAGGACACTGAACCTTGGTTCGGTCTCGAGCAGGAGTACACTCTCTTTGACGCCGATGGTCAAGTCTTTGGCTGGCCCAAGAACGGCTTCCCCGGTCCTCAGGGTCCTTACTACTGTGGTGTCGGTGCCGGCAAGGTGTTTGCTCGTGATTTTATCGAGGCTCACTAC AGGGCTTGTCTTTATGCCGGTGTCAAGATCTCTGGTATCAACGCCGAGGTCATGCCCTCTCAGTGGGAGTTCCAGGTTGGCCCTTGTCCCGGTATTGAGATGGGTGACCATCTCTGGATGGCCCGATTCCTCCTTCTTAGGATTGGTGAAGAGTGGGGTATCACT CCTTCCCTCCACCCTAAGCCTCTGAAGGGTGACTGGAACGGCGCTGGTTGCCACTCCAACTACTCCACCAAGGACATGCGGACACCCGGTAAGGGTATGGCTGCCATCGAGGATGCCATCAAGAGGCTTGAAAAGAAGCACCTTGAACACATTGCCGTTTACGGTGAAGATAATGACTTGCGGTTGACCGGCAAGCATGAGACCGCCTCAATGACCACCTTCTCCGCTGGTGTTGCCAACCGAGGTGCTTCTATTCGAATTCCCAGGCATGTCGGTGCCCAGGGTTACGGTTACATTGAAGATCGTCGACCCGCCTCTAACGTTGATCCTTACCGAGTCACA GCTATCCTCGTTGAGACCACCGTTCTTAACAACTAA